Proteins co-encoded in one Spirosoma endbachense genomic window:
- a CDS encoding sugar porter family MFS transporter produces the protein MAVIIQALPEVSGVDVAVNRSYVYLISAIAALGGVLFGFDLVIISGTVPFFTKHFQLNEFQTGWAVGCINLGAAIGALIGGKLSDALGRKKLLMGCAVLFALTGAGTGWAGSFPLFVTFRMLSGVAVGAAALVCPMYVAEISPAPMRGRMVSFYQLSIVIGILLAYLSNYLLLNTGVNNWRWMFSSQSVPSILFFLGLFFVAESPRWLIRKQRTDEAEAVLTRIGGRMYAAIEASQIKGSFSQETGNAPADGSANRQSLRDLFRKDLWPIVSIGIVVAVFSQAVGQNSLFSYAPDLFRQAGMAQDSAFLQSIIIGVINFIFTFIAIGTIDKIGRKKLLQYGSILLCIDALALSAAFYWQLPGTWVLIFLLAFIAIYSATLGPVTWVSLSEIFPNRIRGYAMALATLSLWIANFFTTASFPILKQYWGLPLTFGFHAVLCFVYFLFIQVRMPETKGKSLEEIEKQLTQH, from the coding sequence ATGGCAGTTATTATTCAGGCACTACCAGAAGTCAGCGGGGTCGACGTAGCGGTCAATCGCAGTTACGTCTATCTCATCAGTGCGATTGCTGCTTTAGGGGGCGTGTTGTTCGGTTTTGATCTGGTGATCATCTCCGGTACCGTCCCTTTTTTTACGAAACACTTTCAACTGAATGAGTTTCAGACGGGTTGGGCCGTGGGCTGTATTAATCTGGGTGCGGCCATTGGCGCATTGATTGGTGGCAAACTGAGCGATGCGCTGGGCCGGAAGAAGCTCCTGATGGGCTGCGCTGTATTGTTTGCCCTGACTGGTGCGGGCACGGGCTGGGCTGGAAGCTTTCCCCTGTTCGTAACATTCCGGATGCTGAGCGGAGTAGCCGTGGGTGCTGCGGCTTTGGTCTGCCCGATGTACGTAGCCGAGATTTCGCCCGCGCCTATGCGGGGACGTATGGTGTCGTTCTATCAGCTTTCGATTGTGATTGGCATCCTACTTGCTTACCTCTCCAATTACCTGCTGCTGAATACCGGTGTAAATAACTGGCGATGGATGTTCTCGTCGCAGTCGGTACCGTCGATTCTGTTTTTCCTGGGTTTGTTTTTTGTGGCTGAAAGTCCGCGATGGCTCATTCGGAAACAGCGTACCGACGAAGCCGAGGCTGTTTTAACACGGATTGGTGGTCGTATGTATGCAGCGATTGAAGCCAGTCAAATCAAAGGTAGTTTCTCGCAGGAAACCGGAAACGCCCCGGCGGACGGATCAGCCAACCGCCAATCGCTCCGTGATCTGTTTCGGAAAGACTTGTGGCCGATCGTCTCCATTGGCATTGTAGTAGCCGTTTTTTCGCAGGCAGTTGGTCAAAACTCTCTGTTTTCCTACGCGCCGGATTTATTTCGACAGGCGGGTATGGCGCAGGATTCGGCTTTTTTACAGTCAATCATTATTGGTGTTATCAACTTCATTTTTACCTTCATCGCCATCGGTACCATCGATAAAATCGGCAGAAAGAAACTACTGCAATACGGTTCGATTTTACTTTGTATAGATGCCCTGGCATTATCGGCAGCTTTTTACTGGCAATTGCCTGGTACTTGGGTACTTATTTTCCTGCTAGCCTTCATTGCCATTTATTCGGCAACGCTGGGCCCTGTTACCTGGGTTTCTCTCTCGGAAATCTTTCCGAACCGTATCCGGGGTTATGCGATGGCCCTGGCAACTCTGTCTCTGTGGATCGCCAATTTCTTCACAACGGCCTCCTTCCCGATCTTGAAGCAATACTGGGGATTGCCGTTAACTTTTGGTTTTCACGCAGTTTTATGTTTCGTTTACTTTCTGTTTATTCAGGTACGAATGCCGGAAACGAAAGGGAAATCACTGGAAGAAATTGAAAAGCAGCTAACCCAACATTAA
- a CDS encoding alpha-galactosidase: MKRSLYYTLLNCLMTGVILAVSVAATVVQAQAINFARWTNSELVLNNGIVQRTINLPSSGGHFLTTEYKPVAGDFKYFQKTNPDFQFEINDNVYSGSSDWKLVTVQKITDTKQGNGAAVTLQSKDGKVELTLNFLLYPNLPVIRKSLTLKNLTNEPVRLESVDVEKFVVTNYNATTFSWIFHDYGRRRSIGPYDGNFQDALLTVHNSDWLQGIVIGNEAAGVVKHTSIFWDEPTILCGLTHKNGRFPFRKYIAKDESFTTPQVFTMVYNNHKDPDEILNTAVPEFVRKHMGIRLSELEKKPTFVYNTWVPFRKNINEKLVMELAKAAADAGMKEFIIDDGWADNYGDWIIDTKKFPNGLKPVFDYIKALGMKPGMWVSVGSASPDSKVYKAHPDWFVLDENQQPANLHEDDLNMRTACFGTEWRGYIKDILLKLALDYGLEYLKLDFTVVTSTYRFGNKVTGCYATHHRGHKDHNESLSTNYEEVWKLFDELHAAKPNLFIDCTFETMGGLQLVDYAMLKHAEGDWLSNFYGPPDANVDLRVRNMAWWRSPAIPATALVIGNPEMQDAGWEMHIKSLAGALPIMLGDPRKLAAPDLKKYRAYADWLQSMENKHQIMTYRQDLAGFGEPMEGMWDGFQRINTETKKGGIIGVFKHGAIETKRMITIQHLDPVKQYQVKSIDGKVVIALTGQALQTSGFPVTLTGMYDGELFEISSN, translated from the coding sequence ATGAAGAGATCCCTGTACTACACTTTACTGAATTGTCTGATGACGGGCGTTATACTCGCGGTTTCGGTGGCCGCCACTGTCGTGCAGGCGCAGGCCATAAATTTTGCCAGATGGACGAATTCGGAACTTGTATTGAACAACGGAATCGTCCAGCGAACCATCAACCTACCGTCATCAGGCGGTCATTTTCTGACTACCGAGTACAAACCCGTTGCGGGTGATTTTAAGTATTTCCAGAAAACGAATCCGGACTTTCAATTTGAAATAAACGATAACGTGTATAGTGGTTCCAGCGACTGGAAACTGGTGACGGTTCAGAAAATTACCGATACCAAACAAGGTAATGGTGCTGCTGTGACCCTGCAAAGCAAAGACGGAAAAGTCGAACTCACCCTGAATTTTTTACTGTATCCCAACCTGCCCGTTATCCGCAAAAGCTTAACGCTAAAAAACCTAACCAACGAGCCGGTTCGGCTGGAATCAGTCGATGTAGAAAAGTTTGTCGTAACGAATTACAACGCCACTACGTTTAGCTGGATTTTCCATGATTACGGCAGAAGGCGGTCGATTGGTCCTTATGATGGCAACTTTCAGGATGCCTTACTGACCGTTCACAATAGTGATTGGCTGCAGGGAATTGTAATTGGGAACGAGGCCGCCGGAGTTGTTAAACATACATCGATTTTCTGGGATGAACCTACCATTCTGTGCGGCCTGACGCACAAGAATGGTAGGTTCCCTTTCCGCAAATACATCGCGAAAGACGAGTCGTTTACGACCCCGCAGGTATTTACGATGGTGTACAACAACCACAAAGACCCGGATGAAATACTGAACACCGCAGTCCCTGAATTTGTGCGGAAACATATGGGCATACGCCTTTCCGAATTGGAGAAAAAGCCCACATTTGTCTATAATACCTGGGTACCTTTTCGCAAAAATATTAATGAGAAGCTGGTCATGGAACTGGCAAAAGCTGCTGCTGATGCCGGTATGAAAGAATTTATCATTGACGATGGCTGGGCGGACAATTATGGTGACTGGATTATCGATACCAAAAAATTCCCCAATGGTCTGAAACCTGTTTTCGACTATATCAAGGCGTTGGGAATGAAGCCTGGCATGTGGGTTAGCGTGGGCAGTGCCTCACCAGACAGCAAAGTCTACAAAGCACACCCGGATTGGTTCGTTCTTGACGAAAATCAGCAACCGGCCAATCTCCATGAGGATGACCTGAACATGCGCACGGCCTGCTTCGGCACTGAATGGCGCGGCTACATCAAAGACATATTGCTAAAGCTAGCGCTCGATTATGGCCTTGAATACTTAAAGCTAGATTTCACGGTGGTCACCAGCACATACCGGTTTGGGAACAAGGTAACGGGTTGTTATGCTACCCATCATAGGGGGCATAAAGACCATAATGAGTCGTTATCCACTAACTATGAGGAGGTCTGGAAACTGTTTGATGAGCTGCATGCGGCCAAACCCAATCTGTTTATCGATTGTACGTTCGAGACGATGGGTGGGTTGCAACTAGTTGATTACGCCATGCTGAAACATGCTGAGGGAGACTGGCTGTCGAATTTCTACGGACCACCAGACGCCAATGTCGATCTGCGCGTCAGGAACATGGCCTGGTGGCGCTCTCCCGCAATACCCGCCACGGCACTGGTCATCGGCAATCCCGAAATGCAGGATGCCGGTTGGGAAATGCACATCAAATCATTAGCCGGGGCTTTACCCATCATGCTGGGCGATCCCCGAAAATTAGCCGCTCCTGACCTGAAAAAATACCGGGCCTATGCTGATTGGCTACAGTCAATGGAAAACAAACATCAAATAATGACCTACCGTCAGGACCTTGCCGGATTCGGGGAGCCAATGGAAGGCATGTGGGATGGTTTCCAGCGCATCAACACTGAAACGAAGAAGGGCGGCATTATCGGAGTTTTTAAACACGGCGCCATCGAAACAAAGCGGATGATCACTATTCAACATCTCGATCCGGTAAAGCAGTACCAGGTCAAATCAATAGATGGGAAAGTAGTGATCGCTCTGACTGGACAGGCCCTGCAAACGTCGGGCTTTCCCGTGACCCTGACGGGTATGTATGACGGAGAGCTTTTTGAGATTAGTTCGAATTGA
- a CDS encoding RNA polymerase sigma factor yields the protein MTPQLTPAEHIRLWNDFRNGSQDAFSQLYELFSADLYRYGYNLIRNRQLVEDCLHELFLHIHENRTRLGPTDNIRFYLFRALRRRLLDTVGRLNKLDSDEYLFDNAEFLIQPYEQTLVEEQLIEQQKLLVIAQLNKLPKRQKEILYLVFMKGLSYQQAAEVMDITMKSVYNTVNVALTTLRAYVRTSFEQGGALWSLPGSILIYFVKILLG from the coding sequence ATGACACCTCAACTAACACCCGCCGAACATATTCGCTTGTGGAATGACTTTCGTAATGGAAGTCAGGATGCTTTTTCACAGCTCTATGAGTTGTTTTCGGCTGATCTCTACCGGTATGGCTATAACCTGATCCGAAATCGGCAGCTGGTTGAAGACTGTCTTCATGAGTTATTTTTACATATCCATGAAAACCGGACTCGCCTGGGACCTACCGATAATATTCGGTTTTATTTATTCCGGGCATTGCGCAGACGGTTACTCGATACAGTTGGCCGATTGAATAAGCTGGACTCGGACGAGTATTTGTTTGACAACGCAGAATTCCTCATTCAGCCCTACGAACAGACGCTCGTTGAAGAGCAACTCATCGAGCAGCAGAAACTCTTGGTGATTGCGCAGTTGAATAAGTTACCCAAACGCCAGAAAGAAATTCTATACCTGGTATTCATGAAAGGGCTGAGCTACCAGCAGGCGGCAGAGGTGATGGATATAACGATGAAGAGTGTTTACAATACAGTGAATGTGGCCTTAACAACGTTGCGGGCGTATGTACGTACGTCCTTCGAGCAGGGGGGCGCTTTGTGGAGTCTGCCAGGATCAATTCTGATTTACTTCGTAAAGATTTTATTGGGATAA
- a CDS encoding FecR family protein, translated as MPNSDFTVEDFCKDPNFIHWVLSPTDESNRYWQSFMVEYPHKVADIETAIDYVKTIRFREIDPSQQDLARLKQRIWNDIEKLESETATVRIVPWYQRPYWAAAAVILLVMSIGLGWRAYQANSSLTYQTAYGKIQEIKLTDGSVVTLNANSVLKVADNMADRPVREVWLEGEAYFDIAKRKGAKFIVHTPEAQIEVLGTEFNVNTRRDQTHIVLEEGKVQLSTDNQSMVVMKPGDMATVSPKSRQIQLKRVQPDLYDAWKASYIILDGKSLPEIINSLEDTFGVRIKLEDTQLVDKKLTGKLGTEVAEDCIDNLSIILDVDVKKEGDVYIFR; from the coding sequence ATGCCGAATTCCGATTTTACTGTAGAAGACTTTTGTAAAGACCCTAATTTTATTCACTGGGTATTGAGTCCCACCGATGAATCGAATCGGTATTGGCAATCCTTTATGGTCGAATATCCGCATAAAGTGGCCGATATAGAGACTGCTATCGACTACGTTAAAACAATTCGTTTTCGCGAAATTGATCCTTCTCAACAAGACCTGGCCCGGCTTAAACAACGTATCTGGAACGATATTGAAAAACTTGAAAGCGAAACCGCCACTGTCCGGATCGTACCTTGGTATCAGCGACCCTACTGGGCTGCGGCTGCTGTCATCTTGCTGGTAATGTCGATCGGCCTGGGCTGGCGGGCCTATCAGGCAAATTCGTCACTGACCTATCAGACGGCTTATGGGAAAATACAGGAGATCAAGTTGACGGATGGGTCAGTAGTTACACTCAATGCCAATTCTGTGCTTAAAGTAGCTGATAATATGGCCGATAGACCTGTTCGGGAAGTATGGCTGGAAGGCGAGGCTTATTTCGATATTGCCAAACGGAAGGGTGCCAAATTCATTGTTCATACGCCGGAGGCACAGATCGAAGTACTGGGAACCGAGTTTAACGTAAACACCCGGCGCGACCAGACCCATATTGTTTTAGAAGAAGGTAAGGTACAGCTAAGCACGGATAATCAGTCGATGGTCGTTATGAAACCCGGTGATATGGCCACGGTATCACCAAAAAGCCGCCAGATTCAACTGAAACGCGTGCAGCCTGACCTCTATGATGCCTGGAAGGCTTCTTATATCATATTGGACGGCAAAAGTCTGCCAGAAATTATAAATAGTCTGGAAGATACCTTTGGCGTCAGGATCAAACTGGAAGATACCCAATTGGTAGACAAGAAACTTACCGGTAAACTAGGCACCGAAGTCGCCGAGGATTGTATCGACAATTTATCAATCATTCTTGACGTCGATGTGAAAAAAGAGGGAGATGTTTACATATTCAGGTAA
- a CDS encoding phytanoyl-CoA dioxygenase family protein yields MTNESLTSHQIQQYNQDGYLIVRGFLNADEVEKLYHVAIEDSAISKHAININDSSGKRSKLSLWYKPGVDVYGLLTRSHQLVESVDKLLDRKADGSEDAVCHFHSKLMQKEPRVGGAWEWHQDYGYWYKNEFLLPDQMMSVMVAITDANQENGCLQVIKGSHKMGRVEHGFAGEQVGASQRYVDLALKTMDRVFVELKAGDVLFFHSNILHRSEANLSDKPRWSMISCYNRQSNLGYNESSSSSASITPIEVVPNDALLTWDAAGLLEEGAGFLSKEADVSLK; encoded by the coding sequence ATGACAAACGAATCGTTAACATCCCATCAAATTCAGCAGTATAATCAGGATGGTTACCTGATTGTCAGAGGCTTTCTAAATGCCGACGAAGTTGAAAAACTCTACCACGTAGCTATTGAAGATAGTGCCATCAGTAAACATGCTATCAATATCAATGATAGCTCGGGCAAACGAAGTAAGTTGTCGCTCTGGTATAAACCCGGCGTTGATGTGTATGGCCTGCTCACCCGAAGCCATCAACTCGTAGAATCGGTGGACAAATTGCTCGATAGAAAAGCCGATGGCAGCGAAGACGCAGTTTGTCATTTTCACTCCAAACTAATGCAGAAAGAGCCACGGGTAGGAGGGGCCTGGGAGTGGCATCAGGATTACGGTTACTGGTATAAAAACGAATTTCTGTTGCCCGATCAGATGATGTCGGTCATGGTCGCCATTACGGATGCCAATCAGGAAAATGGCTGTTTGCAGGTGATCAAAGGTTCGCACAAAATGGGTCGCGTCGAACACGGGTTTGCGGGCGAACAAGTGGGCGCTTCGCAACGTTATGTCGATCTGGCGTTGAAAACGATGGACCGCGTATTTGTGGAGCTAAAAGCAGGTGATGTCCTGTTTTTTCACAGCAACATTCTTCACCGGTCAGAGGCTAATTTATCCGATAAGCCACGCTGGTCGATGATTTCGTGCTACAACCGTCAATCGAATCTTGGCTACAACGAATCGTCGTCTTCGTCAGCGAGTATCACACCCATCGAGGTGGTCCCGAATGATGCGCTGTTAACCTGGGATGCGGCTGGGCTGCTTGAAGAGGGTGCTGGCTTTTTGAGCAAAGAAGCCGACGTATCGCTGAAGTAG